From Mesorhizobium sp. Pch-S:
TATCCCGGCAGCATTGGCTGCAATGACGGTGCCGGCGAATGAATACAAAGCCTGGGGCGTGGAGGCGGTCGATTGTGACGGGCCGATCTCGGTCTATCTGTTTGCGATCCCCACGCTGCTGATCTACGGCACCGGTGCGATCGTGAACGGCCGCTATTTTCGCAACCGGCTGAACCTGGTCTTCGCGGTCTTCTCTGCCCTGCTCTGCGTCCTGATAGCCGCCAATGTCGCCAGTGCAGTGAGGGAACAGGTGCATCTGGAGCGCGATCTCCGGGCCTGTCTATAAGCCGGACGGCTGACAGCTCCCTCAGACCTTGCTTTCGGCGCCTTCGATCAACTGGCGATAGGCATTGCGGGCAACGCTGGCGAGCCGTTCCTGCGGCAGGACGCCGACAACGGCACAACCATAGCCTTTGTCGAGCCAGTAGATCGCCGCCGGGCCATTCTTCTCGGCATAGGTGCCCTTGGCATAGCTGCCTGCTTCCGAAGTCACGAAAAGCGAGATGCGATTGCCCTCGGCATCCTCATAGAGCAGCATTGCTGCCTTGCCGGTGCCAGAAGGCAGCAGCCGGCCACCGACCAGCTGGAATCCGTCGGCCGTGAGATCCGGGGTCACCAGTCGCAAGCCGATCCGCGCCGACAGCCAATTGCGCATATGCTCCCCGTCCGAGGCGGGTACCTCGACGGCATGACGCTTCTCGGCAGCATAGACGATGTAGGCAGCGACAGCCTCCTCGGCGAACCTGTCGGCCGAAACGTCTTCCGAGCCGATACCGCGTGAACCGACGACGTAACCTCCTGTGCCACCCATTGCCAGCAGGACCGCTGCCGCAGCGGCTTGCCACCAGCGGGAACGCAGCAGCGGCCGGCGGCCGCTATCACCGGCAACCAGCTTGGTGAAGCGCGCCGGAACCGGTTCATCAAGAGTGGCCGACAAAGCGCTGCGCAAAGTTTCGCGATCGGCACTGAACCGATTGCTCCTGGCATTCATCTCCGGATTGCTCTCGAGCCATGTCTCGAAGGCAGCACGTTCTTCATCGGGCAATTCACCGTCGAGTGCCAGATGGATGTCGCGTTCTGTGAAATCGCGCGTGGTCATTTTTCGACCACCTTCAGCGAACGGCGCCGCGCGCGATCGTCGAGCAGTGCACGCAGATCCTCCCGGCCGCGCGAAATCCGCGACATCAGCGTCCCTGCGGGGATGCCGAGAATGTTGGCTGCTTCAGCGTAGGAGAAACCTTCGATGGCAACGGTTACGATCGCCGCGCGGCGCTCTGGCGCGATCGCCTGCAAGGCATCGAGGATTTCCCTGGAGGCGATGCTCTCGACCTGGATCGATGGCACTGTCAGCGCCTCATCACCGTCCAGCGGCAGCATCGCCATTTCGCCGCGGCGGCTCGCCTTGCGCATCTGGTCGATGAAAAGGTGGTGCATGATCGTGAACAGCCATTTTCTCGGGCTTTCGCCGGTTTGCCAGTTGTCCAGCCTGGCCAAGGCGCGCTCGAGACAATCCTGGACAAGGTCGTCCGCGGAATCGCGATTGCGCAGGAGCGCGCGCGCATAGCGGCGCAAGCGCGGAATCTCGCCAAGGATCGCAGCCTTCCTGTCGTCCATGGGTGGCGGTTCGCCAATCTTTCCCGTTGCCCTGGCGATTGAACGCGCCTTCGCCGGCTAGCGCAAGCGGCGCCAATGCCCGCTCTGTTGCCTTCAGGAACAGAACGAAGCCAGCGAAGGGATTATTCCCAGCTCAATTGGCGGGGTAAAAAAAATAACGCCGCCAGCTCGGGGAGCCAGCGGCGCTGGAGAGCGATAGATATCAGAACCGGTAGTTGAGACCCATCTTGACGGTGTGGCTCTTCAGGTCGTCCGAGCGCTTGGCGCCGTTGCGCAACGTGTAGTCCACGTCACCATAATTTACATAGTTGTATTCAACCTTGGCCGAAATGTTGCCGGCGAATGCCTGCTCGATACCACCACCGAGCAGATAGCCGCCCTCCCACTTGCCACCCGAGGCAACGGTGCCGCCCGGCTTGACCTTGGTCATCGAATAGCCAGCCGTGCCGTAGACCAGCGTCCTGTCGAAGGAGACACCTGCACGGACCTTGGCGGCACCGGTCCAGGTACGCTTCAGCTCGGCACCGTCATCCAGCTTGTGCTTGGTGCCCTTGGAGTAGGTGCCGTCCAGTTCCGCGCCGTAAACGAAAGGGCCGCTCTGGAAGTTGGTGCCGACCTGGCCGCCGAATTGCCAGCCGCTCTTGCTCGAAAACGGGTTGGGAAAGCCCGAGGACGATGCACCCAACTGGCCGCCAATATAGCTGCCCGACCAGTTGTAGGCGGGATCCGAATAGGTCTGGTCGGACACGAGGTCGGCCGCCACGGCCGGCACGGCGAAAGGTGCAAGGCCAGCGAACATGACGAGAAACAGATTTCGCTTGGACATGGTTTTAGCTCCGAAAATGATTGAGCTGCGGAGCATTTAGCTCCGCAGCCCGTTGACGGGGCTGACGGCCGGTCGGCGACTGGGGAAGCAATCCGCCGGCTGGGCCCCGTGCACCAGCGCGCTGGTTGCATGGGGACAATGGCCGGCATGGATTACGCCAACATTGCGCAAAGTTTAGCGAAAACAAATATTTATGGGTAATATTTCAGTAAGATTCCTTAAGCGTTCCTGAAGGCGCTACCCTTGCCTTGGCGCCCGCGACAACAGTCGCTGATAGAACAATCCAATGCCGATGAGCACCGCGCCCAGGCCGATGAAGGAAAGCGCCCGCAACACGCCTTCCAGTTCCGACATGTCGAACAGGAAGACCTTCAGCACGGCGATCGCAATCAACGCTGCCGAAGCGACACGCAGCACATAAGAGCCGAACCGGACACCAACCACGAGCAGCACAACGCCGAGCAGTAGCCACAGGGCGGAGTAACTGTAGGTCTCAATCTGCTCCATGCCGCTCCACAGGCCGATGAACTCCCCCTTGAAGAAGCGCCGCACCGACAGGGTTGCGTAGGCAAAAGCCAGCAGCGCCCCGATCAGCGCAAGCATGGCGGAATACCATTTAGGGCGTTTGCCGCGCGCGTAATAGGCCAATGCCCCAGCTGCGACGGCCGGCAACAGATAGGCCAGGAAAAGCAGATTGAAGACCGGGATTCCGCCCGTCGACTCGTCCGTGAAGAGCGGATTGAGGACGACAAAATGCTGGCCGACGATGGTGAGCGCTGAAACGACACCGACGATGAGCGAACCATAACGCAGCACCGAACTGGGCGAACGCATGTCGATGCTGATGAGGATAGCGCCCGCACCGAGGGTTATCAGCGTATAGATCGCCTGTTCGGCAAGCGACACCCGTCCGTCGTCGATGACGCCACCATGCATGGCATGGCGCACCAGCATGGCCACGCAGAGCAAGGCAAACAGCGCCGCTCCGGCTTCCATGGCTAGGCGTGGGCGGCCGTTGGTGGTGCGCGCCAATTGCCAGGCGGCAAAGCCGAAGCCAAGCGCCGGCACACCGTAACCGGCCAACAGCCAGTTGAAGACTGGTGTCCTGGACAGGAACTCCGCACCGACGATGGTCGGATCGAAGGCTATGCGAGCAAGAACGGCCACGACAGCACCGACCGAAAGCCAACCGAGAACAGGATAACTGCGCCAACGCGTGGCCAGGGCAGGCACGACGGCTGCTGCGCCCAACAGAACCGTGGTCAGGCCTGAACCAAAGGCCATATGCAGCAGCAGCAAGGCTGCGAGCCCCGCGCCAGACAACACGAAGGAAACGGCCAAACCGCCGATGAGCGGAGGTTGTTCGGCACGCGCGATCCATTCGCCACCAAAAACCAGGACGGCGAGCAACAGTAAGGTGAGCGCAGCATAGACGAAGTCCCGATCGATATCGCCGAACGTCACCCAAAGCGACAGCACGATCACGAGAGGCACAGCCGCAGCCCATGCAGCCCACGAAGCCGATTGGGCGGGGCTTGTCCCGACATGTCGCCTGGCACTCCACAGGCCCGCACCCAGGAACAGCAAGCCAAGCACGATGCCGATGCGGACCATCGCGGCGTCTGCAACGACGGTCACTGGCGTCGTGTCGAAGGTGGCGTAGCCTGAAAGATCGATGGACGCTTCAGCCAACGGCGTGACCTTGAGATAGGCAAGGAGGGTCGTCAGAGCGGCTCCGTACAGAACAGGCAGGGCCTGCGGCCGAAACACGACGGTACCGATCATCGCAGCGACGATCAGGGTTGCAGGCCAGGCACCACCAAGATCGGCGAAACGCGGCTCCGCAAACAACACCAGGCTTGCCGCCGCGACGAAGATCGCGGGGGCGATCGAAGTTGGGTCGAAGCCTATCCTTGCTTCGGCTGGGCTTGGCTCCGAGCCGGTCCAGACAAAGCCAAGGATGACCAGCACAACGAGATTGATGAAGACGAGGACGCCGAACCCAGGCATCGGCGCTTCGACCATAAGAGCACGACCCACAAACCGACGCCGGCAAAGGCCGCCGCCATCAGCAGCGACCAGCGGCGGATGCGCGCGATGAAACCGGTCGCCGCGAGGACGATTGCCAGATAGCCGAACAAGGCCCAGGGGTTGGGGGATTGGGAAGAGACCAGCATCGGGGTCGCCAGCGCACCGAGCAGTCCGACGCCGGCGAGCGCCTGGCCGTGCACGAGCGCAGCAGCGATCGTCGCGATGCCGATCAGCCCAAGCAGCGTGAAAGCCACCGAGGGGCCGATGAAGCCGTAGATGCCGTGTGCGGCATAAACGGTACCGAACAATGTGAAGGCTCCGGCCGCGGTGAGAATCGCCGGGATGAAGGCGCCGGCTGCACCCTGCACAGGCACCTTGAAGCCGGTGCGGCGGATGAATTCACCGCCGCCGGTCAGAACCAGGCCAAGGATTGCCGCCATGGTGAGCCGTACACCCGGCCCAAAAATACCCGCCTCGATGCTGTAGCGCACGAGGAAGAGCCCCCCAAGGGCCAGTGCAACGCCACCGACCCATACCGCCCATCGTGTGCCGAGCGCGGTTTCGATATCCGGCTTCTTCGTCGCCTCTTCCGGTTTCGCAGCACCGTCTTCGCCCTTCGGCTCGGAAACAGCTTCCTCATCCCGTGCCGGGCTTCCCCAGGGACCAGCTGCCGCAATATCCTGCACATCCCCCGGTTCGGAACTCTGAGCAACATCGTCGGGCCTGCCCTCAAGCAAGGTTTCGCTTGAGTTCCGCGGCGATGGCTCGGTCGCGAGCGCCTCCGCGGGCTTCAAGGTCGATCCGGCGGCACCCGGAATGACCAGTTTGCGTACTTCGCCAAGCTCGCGTTCAATCCTGCCGAGCTGCGAGCGCTGTCGAGCCACGATAACAAGCAGAATGACAAAACCGACAATGCTGAAAACATCCACCGAGGCATCCCCCTGAAGCCGCGTTCCACCGTGTCGCCCGAATCGCCTATCGGGCCGCCAGATTGGCCACCGAGAAGATCGAACAGGTTTCGGTACCGAAAGCCAGTAGCCTGCCTGCACTGTCCTTCAGGGTCGCTTCCGATACGGCCAAGGTGCGCCCTTTGTGCATGATCTTGCCCTCGCACACCACCTCGCCGATGTTCGCCGTAATGGGTCGCATCAGGTTCACCTTGAATTCCGCCGTCGCATAGGCTTCGCCCTTGGCCAGCAAGGTCTGCACGACGCAGCCGAGCGCCGAATCGAGGATGGTTGCGGCCCAGCCGCCGTGTACCCCGCCCATCGGATTGAGGTGCTTTTCGTTGGGCATGCCGCGAAAGACGACGCGCCCCTCCTCCGCCTCGGTGAGGGCGAAGCTCAACTGATACGCCATAGGCGGCGCTGGATAGCGCCCGTCGATGACCCGCTGCAGCAGCTCCAGTCCCGAATAGGTCAGCATGTCGGCATGCGGGATGGTGCCGACGCCCATGGGCGAAATCCGGCCGGGATAGAGTTCAACAGCACTCATGCAGCGGTGTCTCCCTTGCTCGTGCCATGAACAGCGTGGTGCTTGCGCAAGGCGGCGATGAAGCCGGAGCGGGCATCAGGTGGTTCGACGCCACGCGGCTCATAGACATGACGGGTGAAAAAGAACGACGTCAGCCTGAAGGCTTGCTCCACTGCGAAAAGATCCGCGTTCAGCGCCGCGCCTCGCTGCAGGAACATAGGCAACGCCAGCATCTTGTCGTGCCAGGGTTCGCCCGCTTGGCGCGACACCGCCCTGCCCGACTTCGGCGAGACATAGACCAGGTTCTCCCTGGTTCCGGTAGCAGCGCACTCGGAAAGGTCGAGGCCGAAGCCGAGTTCGTCGAGGACCATGAGCTCAAACCGCGCAACCAGCCCGCCTGCGACCTCGGCGTCCTCCAGATGTGCGATGATGAGGGCCAGTGTCTCATAAAGCGCATCATGCGGATCGCGCTCTGGCAGAAGACGCAGATTCGCGGCCAACAGTTGCAAGCCGTAAACGGCGATCGCGCTGTCCATCAAACGCGCAGCATTCATTTCGATGGCTTCAGCCTGAAACGTTCCAAGATGTTCGTCGAGGCGAGCGTGCCAGATCAGGTCGACCCGGTTTCCGGCCTGCAAAACCGGCTGCATCTTGCGGGCGCGGCCACCGCGTACCAGACCGAGATGCCGGCCATGCGCGCGTGTCATCACCTCGAGGATGGCGCTGGTTTCGCCATGCTTGCGGGTGCCGAGTATGATTCCCTCGTCGCGCCATTCCATGGCGGGAGATTTGACGCCTTCTGCTGCGAAATCAAGAAGCAGACAGGACAGCCGGCAAAGCCTCCCGCCAAAACAAACGGCCCGCGGCGAGTGCCGCGGGCCGCAAGAGATCGACTGGAGGTCGATTAGAAGTTGCGCTGGAAGCGGATGATGCCGCCGAAGCTGTTCTTCTTGTCAGCCCTGGTCCAGCTGCCGAGGTAGCCGGCCTTGCCGTAACGGCCTTCATTGACGAAGTCCACTTCGGGGGTGATCACGAAGCCAGGAACGATTTCGTAGGCAACGTTGGCCGCGATCGCGAGGGTGCGGTTGTCGTCATACGAGACCTGGGCATTGAACTTGGTCTTGGAGTCAAACTTGTAGGTACCACCACCCCAGACAGCCCAGTTGCCGCCCCAAGGCTTGTACTGGTTGCGGTCGATGTTGTCGTCGGTGCCGTAGCCAGCCATCACGAAGAGGGTGAGGTCGCTGGTCGCGTTGACATCGAGGCGAACCTTGCCAGCCCATTCTTCGAAAGCGCTGTTGTAGGCGGCGACGCCGGTGATCGAACCCCAGTCGCCCTTGTACTTCAGACCGCCGACCACATGCGGAACGTAGCTGTCGATGGTGTTGTCGGCGCTGCCCCAGGTGTCGCCGACGCGCTTGAAGCGGGAGTAGCTGCCCGAACCCTGTTCCAGCGACACGATCGCCGAGAGGCCGTTGCCGGCGTCGAAGGTATAGCTGATCAGGTTGGTGTCCTTGCCACCGTAGGGGATCAACGTGTCCTGGATCACGTTACCGGCGTAGCCGATGAACGAATCGAACGCCGTTTCGTCCTTACCGACGCGCAGGCCGCCAAGCTGGATCCAGGCGAAGTTCAGCGAAACGTTCTTGTTGATGGCGTCGCCGGCGGTCGGCGTGTTGCCGAACTGGAAACGGGTCTCGGTGAAGGTCTTCAGGGTGCCGAGTTCGGTCTCCTGGCCGGTCCAGGTACGCAGAGCGAAACGTGCGTTCTTGGCGTAGGTATGATTGCGGTCGCCGTCCAGGCGATCGGTGGCGACGGAACCATCGAAGGTACCGATATCACCGAAACCGGCGTCATAGCGGATGTAACCACCAACGCGCAGGCAGGTCTCGGTGCCCGGGATGTAGAAATAGCCGGCGCCGTACACGTCGCAGATCTTGACGTATTCAGCGGGTTCCGGCTCGGCGACCACAACAGCGTCGGCGGCGCGCGCACCGGAAACTGCGAGCAGTGCCGCAGCCGAGCCGAGAAGGAGGCTCTTGATGTTCATTTTTGACCTCTCCAGTCAATTTTCAAAAATATGTTTTCAGATTTCTGGCTGAAGGCCATTGCCACCAACCGCCACTCGAAAGGCGACGCCCGAGCGCCCCTTTCTGCCGGGACAATACCCATCGAGTTTCCACTTTCAACGAATATTGCACTGCACAATGAGCAGACAGGACATTCGCCTGCGGCTTGTTGTATATTTACAACTAAGATATTGATATTAAACGATTTTTGGCACATACGGCACATCGACAGAAAACTGTCACAAAAGCCCAATCATTCGTCGAATAACTTTTCGCCGGCCAATCAAAAATCGAAAAGCGGAACCAGGGACCCGAAGGCTGTCAGGCGGCTTCAGTGGGCCGGCCAGGACTTACCGAAAGGGCCTCGGCGGCGCGAATGACATCGTGGGCCTGGTCCCTGATCAGCAGGGTAAGTGGAGCTTCGCCGCCAAACTCCGATGCCGGCCGCACCAGCCACGACCATGCGGCTCTGGGATGGCCGACAAGTCCGAGCACTTCACGAATCCCTGGCACAGGTCGCCCGTCGACAAATTGCGCGAGCGGGAAAACATGCTTCCTACCGCCGGTACGCAGGGCAATGACTTCGCCTCGACGCTGCCAACGATGCAGGGTCGAGCGCGGGATGCGCAAGGTCTCTTCCAGATACGTTGAACCCGCCACCGGGCCTGCCCATTCTTCAACCAGAACAGACGTCAGACCGTTGCGTTGCGGCGCAAGACGCTCCGAAGCTGGTTCAGACAGCGGGCTTTCCAGCAAGGAAGCGCCACCTTGTGCCTGCAGCGTCCCTTCCGATGCCTGAGCGGCATCGACCAGCAAGATTTTGACAATATTGGCAGCAAGCTTGGATTGGTCCTTGAGCCACCGGTCAAGTGCCCGGTGCTGGCGCGGAGAGAGATTGACGATAGCCGTGGCGATGCTGCCACCGACAAATGCGGCAGCTCCAATGGCATCCTCACTCGAGGGATCAACGCCGCTCCGCAAGACACGCTCAAGCTCAGCTACCGTAGCGCGCTCGAGGTCAAGCCGAGACAAGCCGCCCGTGGTACGGGTATGTCCATTCATGCGCATCATTCCGCCGTAGCCCCGGCGCAGAACGAACGCCATCGGGACACCGATGGCTATAGGTGCGGCACATGACAGTTACGTGACGAACCGATGACAGTTATGCGGCAGGTGGACAACCCCGTTCAATGCGGGAAATCCAGTCCCATCTGGCGATAGCGCTCAGGGTCGTCCCCCCAGTTCTCGCGCACTTTCACAAACAGGAAGAGATGGGCCTTCTGCTCCAGGATTTCGCCGATCTCCTTGCGCGCGGCTTCGCCGATCGCGCGGATGGTCTCGCCCTTGTGGCCCAGCACGATCTTTTTCTGGCTGTCGCGCTCGACATAGATCACCTGTTCGATTCGTACCGAACCGTCCTTCTTTTCCTCCCATTTCTCGGTTTCGACATGGGAGGAGTAAGGCAGTTCCTGATGCAGGCGCAGGTACAGCTTCTCGCGCGTGATCTCGGCGGCGAGCTGGCGCATGGGCAAGTCGGAGATCTGATCTTCGGGATAAAACCAGGGACCGACCGGCAGAGCTTCGCCGAGATAGTCGAGCAAATCCTTGCAACCGGAACCGGTCAACGCAGAAACCATGAAGGTGCGCTCGAACGCAACGCGTTCATTGGCAGTCTTCGTCAGCGTCAGCAGCATTTCAGGTTTCACACGATCGACCTTGTTCAGGACCAGTATCTTCGGCTGGCGCACTTCGGCCAGCTTGTCGAGGATCGCATCGGCATCGCCCCTGATACCGCGTTCAGCATCGATCAGCACCAAAACCAG
This genomic window contains:
- a CDS encoding anti-sigma factor produces the protein MTTRDFTERDIHLALDGELPDEERAAFETWLESNPEMNARSNRFSADRETLRSALSATLDEPVPARFTKLVAGDSGRRPLLRSRWWQAAAAAVLLAMGGTGGYVVGSRGIGSEDVSADRFAEEAVAAYIVYAAEKRHAVEVPASDGEHMRNWLSARIGLRLVTPDLTADGFQLVGGRLLPSGTGKAAMLLYEDAEGNRISLFVTSEAGSYAKGTYAEKNGPAAIYWLDKGYGCAVVGVLPQERLASVARNAYRQLIEGAESKV
- a CDS encoding RNA polymerase sigma factor produces the protein MDDRKAAILGEIPRLRRYARALLRNRDSADDLVQDCLERALARLDNWQTGESPRKWLFTIMHHLFIDQMRKASRRGEMAMLPLDGDEALTVPSIQVESIASREILDALQAIAPERRAAIVTVAIEGFSYAEAANILGIPAGTLMSRISRGREDLRALLDDRARRRSLKVVEK
- a CDS encoding outer membrane protein; protein product: MSKRNLFLVMFAGLAPFAVPAVAADLVSDQTYSDPAYNWSGSYIGGQLGASSSGFPNPFSSKSGWQFGGQVGTNFQSGPFVYGAELDGTYSKGTKHKLDDGAELKRTWTGAAKVRAGVSFDRTLVYGTAGYSMTKVKPGGTVASGGKWEGGYLLGGGIEQAFAGNISAKVEYNYVNYGDVDYTLRNGAKRSDDLKSHTVKMGLNYRF
- a CDS encoding DUF2339 domain-containing protein; translation: MPGFGVLVFINLVVLVILGFVWTGSEPSPAEARIGFDPTSIAPAIFVAAASLVLFAEPRFADLGGAWPATLIVAAMIGTVVFRPQALPVLYGAALTTLLAYLKVTPLAEASIDLSGYATFDTTPVTVVADAAMVRIGIVLGLLFLGAGLWSARRHVGTSPAQSASWAAWAAAVPLVIVLSLWVTFGDIDRDFVYAALTLLLLAVLVFGGEWIARAEQPPLIGGLAVSFVLSGAGLAALLLLHMAFGSGLTTVLLGAAAVVPALATRWRSYPVLGWLSVGAVVAVLARIAFDPTIVGAEFLSRTPVFNWLLAGYGVPALGFGFAAWQLARTTNGRPRLAMEAGAALFALLCVAMLVRHAMHGGVIDDGRVSLAEQAIYTLITLGAGAILISIDMRSPSSVLRYGSLIVGVVSALTIVGQHFVVLNPLFTDESTGGIPVFNLLFLAYLLPAVAAGALAYYARGKRPKWYSAMLALIGALLAFAYATLSVRRFFKGEFIGLWSGMEQIETYSYSALWLLLGVVLLVVGVRFGSYVLRVASAALIAIAVLKVFLFDMSELEGVLRALSFIGLGAVLIGIGLFYQRLLSRAPRQG
- a CDS encoding DUF2339 domain-containing protein, with amino-acid sequence MDVFSIVGFVILLVIVARQRSQLGRIERELGEVRKLVIPGAAGSTLKPAEALATEPSPRNSSETLLEGRPDDVAQSSEPGDVQDIAAAGPWGSPARDEEAVSEPKGEDGAAKPEEATKKPDIETALGTRWAVWVGGVALALGGLFLVRYSIEAGIFGPGVRLTMAAILGLVLTGGGEFIRRTGFKVPVQGAAGAFIPAILTAAGAFTLFGTVYAAHGIYGFIGPSVAFTLLGLIGIATIAAALVHGQALAGVGLLGALATPMLVSSQSPNPWALFGYLAIVLAATGFIARIRRWSLLMAAAFAGVGLWVVLLWSKRRCLGSASSSSSISLCWSSLALSGPARSQAQPKQG
- a CDS encoding PaaI family thioesterase gives rise to the protein MSAVELYPGRISPMGVGTIPHADMLTYSGLELLQRVIDGRYPAPPMAYQLSFALTEAEEGRVVFRGMPNEKHLNPMGGVHGGWAATILDSALGCVVQTLLAKGEAYATAEFKVNLMRPITANIGEVVCEGKIMHKGRTLAVSEATLKDSAGRLLAFGTETCSIFSVANLAAR
- the recO gene encoding DNA repair protein RecO encodes the protein MEWRDEGIILGTRKHGETSAILEVMTRAHGRHLGLVRGGRARKMQPVLQAGNRVDLIWHARLDEHLGTFQAEAIEMNAARLMDSAIAVYGLQLLAANLRLLPERDPHDALYETLALIIAHLEDAEVAGGLVARFELMVLDELGFGLDLSECAATGTRENLVYVSPKSGRAVSRQAGEPWHDKMLALPMFLQRGAALNADLFAVEQAFRLTSFFFTRHVYEPRGVEPPDARSGFIAALRKHHAVHGTSKGDTAA
- a CDS encoding porin, translating into MNIKSLLLGSAAALLAVSGARAADAVVVAEPEPAEYVKICDVYGAGYFYIPGTETCLRVGGYIRYDAGFGDIGTFDGSVATDRLDGDRNHTYAKNARFALRTWTGQETELGTLKTFTETRFQFGNTPTAGDAINKNVSLNFAWIQLGGLRVGKDETAFDSFIGYAGNVIQDTLIPYGGKDTNLISYTFDAGNGLSAIVSLEQGSGSYSRFKRVGDTWGSADNTIDSYVPHVVGGLKYKGDWGSITGVAAYNSAFEEWAGKVRLDVNATSDLTLFVMAGYGTDDNIDRNQYKPWGGNWAVWGGGTYKFDSKTKFNAQVSYDDNRTLAIAANVAYEIVPGFVITPEVDFVNEGRYGKAGYLGSWTRADKKNSFGGIIRFQRNF
- the era gene encoding GTPase Era — translated: MTADMNAETTHSGFVALIGAPNAGKSTLINQLVGTKVSIVTHKVQTTRALVRGIATHGTAQIVLVDTPGIFKPKRRLDTAMVTTAWGGAKDADLVLVLIDAERGIRGDADAILDKLAEVRQPKILVLNKVDRVKPEMLLTLTKTANERVAFERTFMVSALTGSGCKDLLDYLGEALPVGPWFYPEDQISDLPMRQLAAEITREKLYLRLHQELPYSSHVETEKWEEKKDGSVRIEQVIYVERDSQKKIVLGHKGETIRAIGEAARKEIGEILEQKAHLFLFVKVRENWGDDPERYRQMGLDFPH